In Lampris incognitus isolate fLamInc1 chromosome 13, fLamInc1.hap2, whole genome shotgun sequence, the genomic stretch tccgtgtctttttttttcccacaaagctattaaagtttgaaaatccaaaaccatcaaaatgacggCGTCGGTAGCACACCAGTGCTTAGGACACACACGCGCTCGCCGCACCCGTTCCCCCAGATGACCCCGGAGCTTTCGCAGGTGAAACCTGTGAGCTGACGAAGCAATCTCACCACCCAACCGAGTTTTCCTCTGGGCCGTGTCCCTCTCCTCCGCCTCCCATCCCAGCGAGGGTGCCTGTTGGGGCATGCTCGGCTCTAATTGCCTCCCCCTTAGGAGGGAAGCAAGTTACCCGAGTCAGCACAAACCGCACGATGGCAGCAGGATTTACCTTTACCCCGGTCTCCTTTGACTCCTCACCGTGCGCCCTGCTTATATAATCGGGCTGAAAAGGGCAGATCGATTTTCAGAACGCCATTGGGAGATACGTGACATTTACCGCCCACGCTAACACTGAGGTTACACCGCAAAACACTTTCACATGACTTGCTCACCTTTATCATACTGCGGGCGGCCTCCGCCGGCGAGGTGTGATGTCACATCTGCTTAACGGCGCTCAGCTGCAGAGCAGCGGTGGAGGACGGCGTAGACTCCCTGTTGTTTATGGGCTCAAGttccccatgtgtgtgtgtgtgtgtgtgtgtgtgtgtgtgtgtgtgtgcgctctcaAACTGCGGGGTTCTCCCCGAGCACAGCATGCCGCTGCACTAATCTCCCATCAGATAATTATTATCTCACCCAATTACACTGGAGATAAAAGTAGCTCAACAAATCACGCTTCCTCGCCATCTCACACCGTTTGTTCCCTGATTAAAAGACCAAAGCCGCTGCCAGATGTCCCCGTATATTACCGTCGTCTCAGCCCGGTCCCTGTTTCAACCCGCTCTCAGAGGTCTTGAGAGACGAAGCAGCCATTTATCTCATTAGCGTTTTGAAATATCAGGACTTGAATAGGTTCTAAGTGCTTTAGGGGGGAACATATTGGATGCCCTCGTCAAGCTCAcccttttgtttatttatttgtttatttatttattttattcagtCTGTTGACCCCATTTTGCAGCACTTCCTCCCTCAcgctgtattctctctctctctctctctccttttacacGCACAGCAACGAGCGGGAAGGCATACCTGCCAACTTCCTGCAGCTGCTGGATGTGTGCGTGGAGATCCCTCAGCAAGGGGTCATCCGCTCTCTCAACGTGCACGTGAGCGCCGCCCTGCTGATCTGGGAGTACACGCGGCAGCACGCCGCCTCCGACTGAAGAGGTCAGCTGCtgcgtgaagaagaagaagaagagggtgtCCTTCACACGGGGTCTCACCTCATGCTGCTTCCATTAGATAACCTCACGTGTTCTAATGTGGCTTTGCTTTTGTGTGTTGAGTTTAGAGAATGGTGCCAGCTTCTCGGTATGTGTGTACTCTTCACCCGGTGCCGGAGAAAATGCTGTTTGCAGTTCTTGGCGTCGACTGGATTGGTTTCATCACCTGACTTGAGTTGCATTTTATTcgttccttcattcattcatcatcagccgattctccggggtcgggtcgcggtggcagcaagctaagcagggcactccagacccccctctccccagcaacgccctccagctcctcctgggggatcccaaggcgttcccaggccagattggacgtgtagtccctccagcgagttctggatctacctcggggtctcctcccagttggccgcgcccggtaaacctccaaaggaaggtgcccaggaggcatcctaatcagatgcctgaaccacctcaactggctcctttcgatgtgaaggagcagcggctctactccgagctccctccggatgtccgagctcctccccctatctctaaggctgagcccagacaccctacggaggaacctCATGTCAGCTCCTTGTATCCGCcacctcaccctttcagtcaccacccaaagctcctgaccataggtgaggcttggaaccaagactgactggtaaactgagagctttgccttccggctcagctccttcttcaccacaacggtccggtacaacgtccacattactgctgatgctgcaccaatccgcctgtcaatctcccgctccaccccaccctcactcctgaacaagaccccgagatacttgaactccttgcaTTTTGGTACCAGTTCGTGTTTCACTGTAGCTTGTGTAAGGAGGGGGGCGCTCCCGAGGTCATCCCTCTTCCCTTTCCACGAGACACATCgatgccgcccagtggctgctgggataggctccagcatccccgcgaccctgacagcagggtcagcggtttggatagtggatggatggatggatggatggatatcgatGAGTGAAGGTTGACTTGTGCTATCTACCATTTGTCTCTGTGTTCGGGTGGAAGCTTAACATCTCGTAAGATACTTGGTGATCTGAAAAATGAATGCGTGTGACTTTTgtaaaaacaaaatatttttttctatcCAATAACAAAAATGAGTTGGATTTTAGCTGTTGTTTTTATGTATGGCATATTTTATTCAATGATAATTATGTGCGGTATAAATCCCTTGAATAAAACACCTTTTTAGGAGTCATTTCTATACATCCCCTTGTTAATATTTCAATTAATCTCCTTTAGATCATAACACGCTGGCCTCCACGAGACAGTACTTCAGTAAAAAATTCATTAATTAATTTCGGAGACGGGCAGGCGGTGCGCCATTGAACGCCCCCCCCAACACGTGTCGCTCGTTGTCGACGTCATCACAGAGAGGAGCAGGTGAAGCTCCGCCCAGGTGAAGCTCCGCCCCCTCCCTCCACCGCTTAAAAAAGTCGATCACGGTTCCTTTACCCGAGCAactcgaggaggaggaggaggtcgcaTGAGGAGAAGACTGCCACGTTTTGCCCCCGCGGGTTGAAGGACCGCCCGCGGTCAGAAGCGAGACGAGTTCCCcgagcggatggatggatggatgaatgggtggatgaatggatggatggatgggattgtGGACCACGTGAACGGTGCACGCTTGGATTCCAGTGTTCCTGGACTGGGAGCGTCAAGCGGCAACGGGACAGCGACAGAGCGGCTCATCTTATCACCCCGAACCAGACTGGTTCTGGAGATCCTGATGGTGCTGATGTGTGTCGGTGCTGTGACAGGTACTGTTGCAGCTGTGTCGTTCACGTGCCTTTCCTTTCTCCCGTTACGACACCGGAAAGCTCCGTGGTGCGTTTCAGGTGGAGGGGCAGGAGGAGCGCATGACAGGTGGAGGGGTAGCAGGAGTACATGACAGGTGGAGGGGCAGGAGGAGCACATGACAGGTGGAGGGGCAGCAGGAGTACATGACAGGTGGAGGGGCAGGAGGAGCACATGGCAGGTGGAGGGGTAGGAGGAGTACATGGCAGGTGGAGGGGTAGGAGGAGTACATGACAGGTGGAGGGGCAGGAGGAGCACATGACAGGTGGAGGGGCAGGAGGAGCACATGACAGGTGGAGGTGTAGGAGGAGTACATGACAGGTGGAGGGGCAGGAGGAGCACATGACAGGTGGAGGTGTAGCAGGAGCACATGACAGGTGGAGGGGCAGGAGGAGCGCATGACAGGTGGAGGGGTAGCAGGAGTACATGAAAGGTGGAGGGGCAGGAGGAGTACATGGCAGGTGGAGGGGTAGGAGGAGTACATGACAGGTGGAGGGGTAGGAGGAGTACATGGCAGGTagaggagcaggaggagtacATGGCAGGTGGAGGGGTAGGAGGAGTACATGACAGGTGGAGGGGCAGGAGGAGTGCATGGCAGGTGGAGGGGCAGGAGGAGCGCATGACAGGTGGAGGTGTAGGAGGAGTACATCACAGGTGGAGAGGTAGGAGGAGCGCATGACAGGTGGGGGGGTAGGAGTACATGACAGGTGGAGGGGCAGGAGGAGCGCATGACAGGTGGAGGGGTAGGAGGAGTACATGACAGGTGGAGGGGCAGGAGGAGCGCATGACAGGTGGAGGGGCAGGAGGAGTACATGACAGGTGGAGGGGCAGGAGGAGCGCATGACAGGTGGAGGGGTAGGAGGAGTACATGGCAGGTGGAGGGGCAGGAGGAGCGCATGACAGATGGAGGTGTAGGAGGAGCACATGACAGGTGGAGGGGCAGGAGGAGCACATGGCAGGTGGAGGGGCAGGAGGAGCGCATGACAGGTGGAGGGGCAGGAGGAGCACATGACAGGTGGAGGGGCAGGAGGAGCACATGGCAGGTGGAGGGGTAGGAGGAGCACATGGCAGGTGGAGGGGCAGGAGGAGCGCATGACAGGTGGAGTACATGGCAGGTGGAGGGGCAGGAGGAGTGCATGGcaggtggaggagcaggaggagcacatggcccaaatatggcaaatcaaatgtgggcctcttttggcaaagctgcggtgctctgggcagcatgtggtctggatgtggccctgaagtgccccgtgtggtaaatggtgaatatggcccaaatatcacaaaacaaatatggccacctttggcaaatatgtggcacattgtttctatggcttggttctggcccagatctggcaaacgggagcggaccacccgagcgccatcattccacgcggtatgtgggccggatgcaagtgtggggtgtgggacgggtccgggccacagcagctttGCTATCTGGGGGGGTTATGAATCtttaataagtgtgtgtgtgtgtgtgtgtgtgtgtgtgtctaggtaaCATACTCGTCATTGTGACCGTGGCTGCAACCAAGACGTTCCACTCGGTGACGTCCGTGCTGATCATCAACCTGGCCATCAGCGACCTCCTAGTGGGCGTGGGAGTAATGCCTTTTGTGGCCCTGTCAATCACGAACCCCGGCTGGGTGGGCAGCACCGTACGTCCGACCCTTCTGCACTCTGCACCCTCTTACCGGGTCTTGTGGTCTATGCTTTTGTGTTGTTCCTAGCTAGAGATTTGTCGGTGGCTCCTCGTGTCATCGTAGCTTGTCCAGAGTTCTAACCCCGTGCTGAGGAAGTTGCACGGTATTGTGGTCTGACCTGCTTGCTGCCTGTCTCCTCCGGTAGGACCTGTGTCTGTATGTGGGTTACACCTCCTCGGTGTACTGCACCGCGTCCGTGCTGACGCTTGCCGCTATCGCCCTTGACCGCTACCACGCCATCGTGGACTGCCTGCGCTACAGCTCCCGCTGCACCCTGTGGAGGACCTGCGCCGTGGTCTTGTGGATCTGGCTGCAGGCCCTGGCCTCCAGCTGCCCCCCTCTGCTGGGCTGGAGCTCCGTCAGCTACGTGGACCCCGTGTACAGCTGTGCGGTCAACTGGGCCAGCAGCCCCAGCTACACGGCCCTTATGGCTGCCCTCTCCTATCTCATACCGGCTGCAGTCATCTTCTTCTGCTATTTTAACATAGTTAAGGTGGCCCAGAGTCACGCCAGGAGGATCCACACCTTGGAAGACCACCTTCTGCGTGGCAGGAGGACCATCACGTCGGACCTCTCGTCCTTCCAGCATTGCGGAAATCCCAGCAGTCCCTCCAGACTGGTCTACCACCTCAGTGGACGGTTTATATCTGAGGTCCACAGTGAGAAGAGCACTGTGGACCCCCCCCTCTCTGACTCCGCCGACCCACAGTCCTCCTCCAGCCCTACTTCCCGACGTTCGTTCTCCTTCCTGGCTCAGAGGGCCTTGCCGCCGCCGCCACACCCCCAGCAGACTGCCCAGcaacagcaccaccaccaccaccccggaGTGGTGCGTCTTTTCCTGGTCATCTCAGCTTTCTTCCTGTGCTGGACCCCTTACATGGGTGTGGCGTTGGTTCAGGCCACAGAGACTGCCCTATCAGGAACAACCAGCCTCCTCCCACCCGCTGCCGTTACCTTCTCCTATTGGCTGCTGTTGCTGAACTCGGACATCAACCCTCTCCTGTACGCTCTACTGAGCAAGCGCTACCAGGGGGCCCTGCAGAGCCTGAAGCAGAAACTAAGCGCCCGCCTGGGGACCGTGGTGGGGAGGGCAAGGGAGGTCGCTGCTGAGGCAGCCGAGGGCAGAGGCAGCGGCCCGTGCACACTGAGCACCCAGCACCCCCGCCCCTGCTCCACCTCGGAGACTTCCGCCGGCCACGAGGCCGGCCATCCCTCCCCCGTTTTCACCGTTGACACCCGCTTTAAGCAGCACTCCGGCGAGCCCCTCTGCGACGCGTTTCTCCCTGGCGGCAGCTCTCCGTCCTGCCCCCTGCGGCGAGACTCCGGTTGTGACAGGCCGCTGGATTGCCTGCAGGTCCCGTGTCCGACAGAGGGGGGCAGCAGACTACCTTTCTCCGCCCTCACCACGGAGACACAAGCCACTTTTTTCTACGGCCAGATCACAGTGAGAGTGGAGCATGACGTCTGCTAGTCCTTCCGCTCGTCTGCTGCAGCCGGTGGAGGTTCACGACCGACACTACAGAGTCACTGTTTGTGCGGCGCTTGTTCCGCAACACAAAGGGCCGTGTGACATTTTATATCAAATTTTCATTTGTCAGATCTGTCCAAGTATATCGATGTATCTCTTACtatagtatatatattatataatgttatatatatgtattattatgtgtgtatgtatatgtgccgggactcgaacccgtatctcctgcacggcgggcgacaacgttaaccgctcgactaaagagtccgaccacTAGCCAAGCACACGCTTCAGCACATCAGCTGCCTCACGCCgctggcgcacgcgcttccgatgacctcgcggtctcaccatcccacttctgacacccgtGCAGCCCGGGTAccgtcgccgcagccgggacgcgaacccgtacctcccgcaccgcgggcgacaacgttaaccagtcgactgaagggtccggcccgttagccaagggctaccgtgtCTACTTAGTCGGTGTGTCACATAGACgaagggggaggggagaggagtgtAACGtccatggattagtagacacgttggccgttggctaacgagtcgcaccctttagtcgagcggtcagcgatgtgtcccgcggtgcgggcgatacgggttcgcgtcccggctgcgacagttcctgtggtccccccccccccctgaattcgcatgatatacatatatatgtatatacacctGTCATGTTTCTACAATTTGGTCATTTTTCAGCAACCGTTCATGAGGCAGTACTACAGAGTTGTGCTGGACACGGTAGTGATCGGGGGAGGATGGAACCCATAGATAACTACAAGGAGGACACAAGCCTAGGCGAAGAACATATATTGAAAAGAAATACTTTATATGGTACATGTGATTACACTTGAAGACACTCAACAGTAGATCTAATAAACTCACTTTTATTCACACCACATATCTTCCCCCCCCCTCAAATGTGATAATCATATGTTGCAGTTCAGTGTAAAAATCCTCATTCCTTACAAAGGTTTACATTTATGTCTAGCGATAATTCCAGAGGAATACAATATTAGTATTTATTGTCATAGAGCATGACAATGGGAAACGGTGCTAATGTTTTCTATCGCAAACCAAAGAGAAGGCAGTGCAGCGGACTTCCTGCTCACATCCGGCCGTGGCGGCGTGCTTGTCCGGTAGACGTGGCCTACTGTGCCACCGACGCCGGCCTGCGGCCGAGATGCAGAGATGCAGGAAGTCCATCAAGGTGTGTCAGGAGTTTGTTCCACAACGCAGAACTGGGCCACGATGAGCACAGGCGTTAGTAACGAGTCTGTCTGCAGCGGTCGCATGACGGCACTGATCAACGggacacagcagagcagaagaagaaacggtacaaagcaagtgtgtgtgtgtgcagctgagTGGTGTTCATACATTCACAACAAGGCGGTTTCCTTCCGTCTCGCCGCAAGGCCCGTCCGTGGTGCCTCGGCTGCCCCGAGATGGACCGCTCGACCGTTAACTCGCCTCAGAACCGTGGTAAGTGACCATAAGACTATTTTTTTACCTCATTCAGCTCGACGACGGCGAGTCGCACACGTTAGACAGTCCTCtttgcacagtggcgcagtggttggtgctgttgcctcacagcaagaaggtcctgggtccgaaccccgggggttgtccaaccttgggggggggtgggggggtgtcatcccgggtcgtcatcccgcgtcgtcctctgtgtggagtttgcacgttctgcccgtgtctgcggtgggtttcctccgggtgctccggtttcccccccaccattaaaaagacatgcatgttagggttagtactcttgtctgtgcccctgagcaaggcatggcgagaccaactggagttggtccccgggcgctgcacagctaggatgggttaatgcgGAGGAAGAATCACCCCGCGGGGATCGATAAAGTagtaacataaataaataaatcagcacAAACCGGCCCGACTGACACCCGCGACACGTTAGCTTGCGTGCACGTGGCCGGGAAGGTGGATGCTATTCTGGTGATGACGAATGGGAAgggagacacggggggggggggggcaactgaagCGCGTGAGCCCGGCTTCTGACTGTTAAGATAACGGAGAGCGATGCATCGTGATAACTTGTCATTGCTCGTCATTATCAACGCTGACGGGCGTTAACATGGCCGAACCTCTGCCAGCGTCACACGCTGCCAAGCGGTGATGAAGCTGCGCCGCACGTCATTcagcagagaagaagaaagaggtcTGCtgaacggcggcggcggcggccccaCTGACGTGGACCAGCGCTGCCGAGCGATCGCACGCAGCCTCTGCTCCCCAAACCTTAGCGGTAAAACCTCCCGAGGCGAGTGAGCGTACGAATCGAATGGGCTTCGGATACGCCGTTCCTGCCCCCTTATGCACAGCACTGTGCGGAGAGGAAGCGGCGGGGCCGAGCAGCGGGGGTCCGCCTTAGCCGAGCCTCCGGGACATTCACCTCGGGTGGCCCATCGCCGTGGTGAAGGGTGAGCTGACCTCCTCACGCTTGGCTCGCTCATCCCCGGCTGATACTCAGATGTTCAGACAGGTTGCTTCACACCCCACCGGCCCGAGTCCACGACCTCCAGCAGCGTCCAGGCTGTGAAACGCGTCCCAGCTCGGCACATTGAAAGGCAGGTCTCTCCCGTCCAGTCCGCACCTGAGCGGCGTCCCTGCACGTCTCTCCGCTGGTTGCCAGGCGGGCAGGCAGTCGCTCCAGGCGTTCTTCTTTGGAACGTGAAGGTCACGGGTGCATGTTGGTAAAGCCAGCAGGCCACCGAGTTCACTCCTTctgcggggggaaaaaaacaaaatgggTTCGATTCTGCTCCCCGCCTTAAAGCCGATCAGCGTTAGGCCGGTGTGCGACTCTTACCGGGGTGGTGGTCGGATGGAGGGAGTAAAAGCTATCGCAGAAGCAAACAAAATAAACGGCCCAACCGGCTACAGCTGATGGCTTGTGGAGGGAAAAAGGGATTTAATCGGTCCGAGCCAGCGCACTAACGCGTTACCGGGTCGGACGGGTGTCGAGTGAATAAACGGCCTTGTGAAAATAAACTGGTCCTCCCTGTGCTTCTTGCATCCTTCTAATAAGCCTCCCCTCGTAACTGTTGCGGATaagaagggcag encodes the following:
- the LOC130123128 gene encoding 5-hydroxytryptamine receptor 1D, with protein sequence MDGIVDHVNGARLDSSVPGLGASSGNGTATERLILSPRTRLVLEILMVLMCVGAVTGNILVIVTVAATKTFHSVTSVLIINLAISDLLVGVGVMPFVALSITNPGWVGSTDLCLYVGYTSSVYCTASVLTLAAIALDRYHAIVDCLRYSSRCTLWRTCAVVLWIWLQALASSCPPLLGWSSVSYVDPVYSCAVNWASSPSYTALMAALSYLIPAAVIFFCYFNIVKVAQSHARRIHTLEDHLLRGRRTITSDLSSFQHCGNPSSPSRLVYHLSGRFISEVHSEKSTVDPPLSDSADPQSSSSPTSRRSFSFLAQRALPPPPHPQQTAQQQHHHHHPGVVRLFLVISAFFLCWTPYMGVALVQATETALSGTTSLLPPAAVTFSYWLLLLNSDINPLLYALLSKRYQGALQSLKQKLSARLGTVVGRAREVAAEAAEGRGSGPCTLSTQHPRPCSTSETSAGHEAGHPSPVFTVDTRFKQHSGEPLCDAFLPGGSSPSCPLRRDSGCDRPLDCLQVPCPTEGGSRLPFSALTTETQATFFYGQITVRVEHDVC